The Candidatus Poribacteria bacterium DNA segment GTCGGGATCTGCTAAAACATCAACGACGTTATCTAGCTGATCCGGCGAGATAGGGTAAGCACCCTGCTGAATGAGTTTACGGGGCCCCTCACTTAATTGAGAACGATTCTCCCAGTTACAAGCAAATACGAGACGCTCCTGCTCCAAAGCGAAGGCTGCCGTGCGAATTGCACCGCCATTTTCATTATCTTCAACAACGATTGTTGCTATTGAAAGCCCGCTGATGAGGCGATTGCGGAGGACAAGATTGGCGGGTGTTGGTTGTGTCGTAAAAGGGTGTTCGGAAAAAAGCGCGCCGTTCTCACAGATCCGCTCGGCAAGCTCCCGCTTTTCGTTCGGGTAGATCGAAAGCAGATCACTCCCGACAACACCAATGGTTGTGCCACTAACTGATAGCGCTCCTAAGTGTGCAGAGGTATCAATCCCTTCGGCAAGTCCACTAACGACCGTCAATCCCGCTTGAGTAAGGCACGTTGAAAGTTCAAGCGCTGTTAAAATTCCCGAATCCGTAGGGGTTGTTGTACCAACAATAGCAACAGCTTTTTCACTAACTTGAGATAAAGTCCCTTTTTTACAAAGGATTGCCGGGGCATTTGAGATCTCCTTGAGTTGTGAGGGGTAGCCATCTTCTTCAACGCAAAGGATATC contains these protein-coding regions:
- the dprA gene encoding DNA-processing protein DprA is translated as MSGQEFWFALASVDGVGPMRIKRLLSRFGTIEDVFDAELSEIARVPLFNPLLAARILKARIRVAEFRRHIKWFKSRGIDILCVEEDGYPSQLKEISNAPAILCKKGTLSQVSEKAVAIVGTTTPTDSGILTALELSTCLTQAGLTVVSGLAEGIDTSAHLGALSVSGTTIGVVGSDLLSIYPNEKRELAERICENGALFSEHPFTTQPTPANLVLRNRLISGLSIATIVVEDNENGGAIRTAAFALEQERLVFACNWENRSQLSEGPRKLIQQGAYPISPDQLDNVVDVLADPDHLEKIQAAHLTGEQMDLF